In Flavivirga abyssicola, the following are encoded in one genomic region:
- a CDS encoding DNA-binding transcriptional response regulator gives MFQKVLIAEDQNSIHKGLENTLKELNIKEIVTVQYCDDALLKIKASLKAESPFDLLITDLSFKEDYRDRTLTSGETLIKAVKDIQPKLKVVVFSVEHRIGKIKSLIEVSKINAYVEKGREESKEIVKAIHAILEDGIYYSHNLAQLLRSADDISQTDKYDELLLQLLAKGLKRDQIALYFEEKDFPARSLSSIEKRINKLKVLFDANTSEQLVAIAIDRGLI, from the coding sequence ATGTTTCAAAAGGTTTTAATTGCAGAAGATCAGAATTCAATTCATAAAGGTCTAGAAAACACACTTAAAGAGTTAAATATTAAAGAAATAGTCACGGTACAATATTGTGACGATGCCCTTTTGAAAATTAAAGCATCTTTAAAAGCGGAAAGTCCGTTTGACCTTCTAATAACAGATTTGTCTTTTAAGGAGGATTATCGTGATAGAACGTTAACATCGGGAGAAACATTAATAAAAGCGGTTAAGGATATACAGCCAAAATTAAAGGTTGTGGTATTCTCTGTAGAACATCGTATTGGAAAAATAAAAAGCTTGATAGAGGTTTCTAAAATAAATGCTTATGTTGAGAAAGGTAGAGAAGAATCTAAAGAAATAGTAAAAGCAATCCATGCTATATTAGAAGATGGAATTTATTATTCGCATAATCTAGCACAGTTACTTCGTAGTGCAGATGACATTTCTCAAACAGATAAGTACGATGAGTTGCTTTTACAATTATTAGCAAAAGGGTTAAAAAGAGATCAAATCGCTCTATATTTTGAAGAGAAAGACTTTCCAGCTCGTAGTTTAAGTAGTATCGAGAAGCGTATCAATAAACTCAAAGTTCTTTTTGATGCTAATACCTCTGAGCAGCTTGTAGCTATTGCTATAGATCGAGGCTTAATCTAA
- a CDS encoding tetratricopeptide repeat protein: MKYITFSFLFFCLGVSGFSNTIINSQQIDSLNYFFHMANSPKTDSCLTKAYIYFEQEKKKSIASNNIMSAIYHLRQIAIIQNELGDYFGGEVSVVEALKLLESVKESEDVVNHKVGLYNQLGRIYMALLDYDEAIKYYDKGLKIAKLEKDINIIQNNKALVYIQLHKYELAENEFLKVYENSLLQDDKKQLSRALDNLGFVQSKLNKSEGLEKLMMALEQRKAINDSPGIYASYKHLVEVYKDRKDLKKATNYAHKGYEMAKNINSPSFIKDALSRLIDLNQDSNIVEYVKIVDSMSLAKQRQENKYAKMKYDYTEKEKIAKENELAKEKEKSLKILYRSIAGLILLSSIFLIIILKSKHKKDNIKKVYFAETRMSKKVHDELANDMSDVISFIENSLEAPTDKKTVLLNNLEDLYIRTRDISTQTASIDLINFSESLKHLLIQHKRKETKIITNNIDAINWSKVSGHKKMAVFRSIQELLVNMKKHSQAKVVSIVFKEHHRKKEIVYSDDGIGVSVKDVKLNGLLNVESRIKSIGGSFNFTTSKGNGFKAILKFNS; this comes from the coding sequence ATGAAATATATTACATTTTCATTCCTCTTTTTTTGTCTTGGTGTAAGCGGATTCAGTAATACCATAATTAATAGTCAACAAATAGATAGTTTGAACTATTTTTTTCATATGGCTAATAGCCCTAAAACAGATTCATGCCTTACTAAAGCATATATTTATTTCGAACAAGAAAAGAAGAAAAGCATTGCGTCAAATAATATTATGTCGGCAATTTATCATTTAAGGCAAATTGCTATTATACAGAACGAGTTGGGGGATTATTTTGGGGGCGAGGTATCTGTTGTGGAGGCATTAAAATTGTTAGAATCTGTAAAAGAGTCTGAAGATGTTGTAAATCATAAAGTTGGTCTATATAATCAATTAGGGAGAATTTATATGGCGTTGTTGGATTATGACGAGGCTATAAAGTATTATGATAAAGGACTAAAAATAGCTAAGCTTGAAAAAGATATTAATATTATTCAAAATAATAAAGCGCTGGTATATATTCAGTTGCATAAATATGAATTAGCAGAAAATGAATTTTTAAAAGTTTATGAAAATAGTCTTTTACAAGATGATAAAAAGCAACTTTCGAGGGCTTTAGATAATTTAGGGTTTGTTCAATCAAAACTAAATAAATCAGAAGGATTGGAGAAATTAATGATGGCACTGGAACAGAGAAAGGCTATAAATGATAGTCCTGGAATTTATGCAAGCTATAAACACTTGGTTGAGGTTTATAAGGATAGAAAAGATTTAAAAAAGGCAACGAACTATGCTCATAAAGGTTATGAAATGGCAAAAAACATTAATAGTCCATCGTTTATTAAAGATGCTTTGTCTCGTCTTATTGATTTAAATCAAGATAGTAATATCGTTGAATATGTTAAGATTGTTGATAGCATGTCATTAGCAAAGCAGAGGCAAGAGAATAAATATGCTAAAATGAAGTATGATTACACTGAAAAGGAAAAAATTGCCAAAGAAAATGAGCTTGCAAAAGAAAAAGAGAAAAGCTTAAAAATTCTCTATCGATCTATAGCTGGTCTTATTTTGTTGTCATCCATATTTTTGATCATTATTTTAAAATCTAAGCACAAAAAAGACAATATTAAAAAGGTTTATTTTGCCGAAACACGCATGTCTAAAAAAGTACATGATGAGCTGGCAAATGATATGTCTGATGTTATAAGTTTTATAGAAAACAGTTTGGAAGCACCTACAGATAAGAAAACTGTATTGTTAAATAACTTAGAAGATCTTTATATACGTACGCGTGACATATCAACTCAAACGGCAAGTATAGATTTAATCAATTTTTCAGAAAGTCTTAAACATTTACTAATTCAGCATAAACGAAAGGAAACAAAAATCATTACAAATAATATTGATGCTATTAATTGGTCCAAAGTTTCAGGTCATAAAAAAATGGCTGTTTTTAGAAGTATTCAGGAGTTATTGGTGAATATGAAAAAACATAGTCAGGCCAAAGTCGTGAGTATCGTGTTTAAGGAACATCATCGTAAAAAAGAGATTGTTTATTCAGATGATGGTATTGGTGTTTCAGTTAAGGATGTTAAACTTAATGGATTGCTAAATGTGGAATCCCGTATTAAAAGCATTGGAGGAAGCTTTAATTTTACAACTTCAAAAGGAAATGGCTTTAAGGCCATATTAAAGTTTAATAGTTAA
- a CDS encoding sulfatase family protein, translated as MKSILNPLIWIALIVFCTACQSKKKADTEPVVEKNENKLPNIVIIYLDDLGYGDLSAYGATELITPNIDALASGGVRFTDAYASSATCTPSRYALLTGMYPWRNKNAKILPGTAPLLISTEQQTLPKLLNKKGYQTAIVGKWHLGLGTGVVDWNQRVSPGPNEVGFEESYILAATQDRVPTVYINNGNVVGLNPDDPIEIDYKNNFEGEPTAISNPEMVTMKWHHGHNNSIVNGIPRIGYMKGGDAAKWSDIDMADHFLEKAQTYVKEHKDKPFFLYYAMQQPHVPRTPHPRFVGKSGLGPRGDVILEADWCIGEFIKTLETEGILENTLIVFSSDNGPVLNDGYYDDAVEKIGNHSPSGKLRGGKYSLFEAGTRMPFITYWKGAIKPGVSNALVCQMDLLASIAKLVGTEENTTDSKELLDVFLGKSQDGRDDLILEATSRTALRSGDWLMIPPYEGKAFEEKVGIEMGNSLEFQLYNLKEDIGQTTNLTTSNPEKLKEMVEKFETLRGKDYNKIEQLKLR; from the coding sequence ATGAAGAGCATATTAAACCCGCTTATTTGGATAGCACTTATTGTTTTTTGTACTGCATGTCAATCAAAAAAGAAAGCAGACACTGAACCCGTAGTTGAAAAAAATGAAAATAAACTACCTAATATCGTGATTATATATCTGGACGATTTAGGTTATGGAGACCTAAGTGCTTATGGAGCTACCGAATTAATCACACCAAACATTGATGCTTTAGCAAGTGGCGGGGTACGTTTTACAGATGCCTATGCGTCTTCGGCAACCTGCACACCTAGTAGATATGCTCTATTAACGGGTATGTACCCATGGCGTAACAAAAACGCAAAGATTTTACCAGGAACAGCGCCTTTATTAATTAGTACAGAACAGCAAACACTACCTAAATTACTTAATAAAAAAGGATACCAAACCGCCATTGTTGGTAAATGGCACCTTGGCTTAGGTACTGGTGTTGTAGACTGGAATCAAAGAGTTTCTCCAGGACCAAATGAAGTAGGTTTTGAAGAATCCTATATTCTTGCAGCTACACAAGATAGAGTTCCAACCGTTTATATTAATAATGGAAATGTAGTTGGTTTAAATCCAGACGACCCTATTGAAATAGACTACAAAAACAACTTTGAAGGCGAACCAACTGCCATAAGTAATCCTGAAATGGTTACTATGAAATGGCATCATGGTCATAATAACAGTATTGTAAATGGCATTCCTCGGATTGGTTATATGAAAGGTGGTGATGCTGCCAAGTGGAGTGATATTGATATGGCAGATCATTTTTTAGAAAAAGCCCAGACTTATGTAAAGGAACATAAAGACAAGCCATTCTTTTTATATTATGCTATGCAACAGCCTCATGTACCACGAACACCACATCCTCGATTTGTTGGAAAATCAGGTTTAGGGCCAAGAGGAGATGTTATTTTAGAAGCTGATTGGTGTATCGGTGAGTTTATAAAAACATTAGAAACAGAAGGCATATTGGAAAATACATTGATTGTATTTTCTAGTGATAATGGTCCTGTTTTAAATGATGGTTATTATGACGATGCTGTTGAAAAAATTGGTAATCACTCGCCTTCAGGAAAGTTAAGAGGTGGAAAATATAGTCTGTTCGAAGCAGGAACTCGAATGCCTTTTATAACCTATTGGAAAGGAGCCATTAAACCCGGAGTTTCTAATGCCTTGGTATGCCAAATGGATTTATTGGCTTCTATAGCAAAATTAGTAGGAACGGAAGAAAACACAACGGATAGTAAAGAATTACTAGATGTATTTCTAGGAAAAAGCCAAGATGGTAGAGATGACTTAATTTTAGAAGCTACGAGCAGAACAGCTTTAAGAAGTGGTGATTGGTTAATGATTCCTCCTTATGAAGGAAAAGCTTTTGAAGAAAAAGTGGGCATCGAAATGGGGAACTCATTGGAATTTCAGCTATACAATCTAAAAGAAGACATTGGACAGACAACAAATCTGACAACATCCAATCCTGAAAAGCTTAAAGAAATGGTTGAAAAATTTGAAACTTTAAGAGGGAAAGATTATAATAAAATTGAACAGTTAAAACTTAGATAA
- a CDS encoding beta-mannosidase — protein MIDEHWTFKDVEGVGWLPATVPGSVHTDLINNKIIEDPFYRINEDTLQWIDKKDWEYRKTFTIPKDILKKEYVQLHFEGLDTYANVYLNDSLVLKADNMFLAWEVPCKPLLKEGINVLRIVLESPIKIGLKKRKKLGYELPNAVNDQSEKGGLGKKQVAVFSRKPGYHFGWDWGPRLVTSGIWKKVKVVAWDTAKFTDVFINQKKLSETEASLIAEIEIKASKDFDATIEISIDSTREINKEITLKKGTNNLKIPITIHSPELWWTNGLGNQKLYKIETIVKESNTIIDTISKTIGLRTIKVVQEKDGVGKSFYFELNGVPVFMKGANYIPQDVFLNRVSKEDYERVIKAAAESNFNMIRVWGGGIYEKDTFYDLCDRYGMLVWQDFMFACVMYPGNDAFLNNVKKEAEYNVKRLRQHPSIALWCGDNEILTAWNNWGWIDQVTESQGEAIKDRVWKAYEDVFHGILPNIIKKYDRDRLYWSSSPSSGFGTLDSLTAGDYHYWKVWSDKEPFSEYNKVIPRFMSEYGFQSFPEFESIKRYTEKQDWDIYSEVMKSHQRSSVGNENIEYYMLKSYNKPKDFESFLYVGQLLQAKGITTAIEAHRRNMPYCMGSLYWQFNDCWPAASWSSIDYYGNWKALQYSVKEAFKPISVIPFQKDDSIEVYVVSDELKTQNAILRFKVLDFNGEILFKEEQVISVKPNTSALYFSKDVFDILDKKLLAKSLIHVELIGEENIEIDDKVFYFTEPKDLKLTKPNISFNCTKKDINTFEVTINSDILAKNVFLKSNAKGRFSQNFMDLLPSKNYKISFHSELTGISADAFKNSLKLTSLFDAF, from the coding sequence GTGATAGATGAACATTGGACTTTTAAAGATGTTGAAGGCGTAGGATGGCTCCCGGCAACCGTTCCAGGTTCAGTTCATACAGATTTAATAAACAATAAAATTATTGAAGATCCATTTTATCGTATAAATGAGGATACATTACAATGGATTGATAAAAAAGATTGGGAATATAGAAAAACGTTTACCATTCCTAAAGATATATTAAAGAAAGAATATGTTCAACTTCATTTTGAAGGATTGGATACGTACGCAAATGTTTATTTGAATGACTCCCTTGTTTTAAAAGCTGATAATATGTTTTTAGCTTGGGAAGTACCATGTAAACCCTTGTTAAAAGAAGGTATAAACGTATTACGAATTGTTTTAGAATCACCTATTAAAATAGGGTTAAAAAAAAGAAAAAAATTAGGATATGAGTTGCCTAATGCGGTCAATGATCAATCTGAAAAAGGAGGATTAGGTAAAAAACAAGTCGCTGTATTTTCAAGAAAACCAGGATATCATTTTGGATGGGATTGGGGACCAAGATTAGTAACTAGTGGTATTTGGAAAAAAGTTAAAGTAGTTGCCTGGGATACGGCTAAATTTACAGATGTTTTTATCAATCAAAAGAAATTAAGTGAAACGGAAGCCAGTTTAATTGCAGAAATTGAAATTAAAGCTAGTAAAGATTTTGATGCCACAATCGAAATTTCAATCGATTCAACAAGAGAAATAAATAAAGAAATTACATTAAAAAAAGGAACAAATAACTTAAAAATCCCAATAACAATTCATAGTCCGGAATTGTGGTGGACAAATGGCTTGGGCAATCAAAAATTATACAAGATAGAGACTATCGTAAAAGAGAGTAATACTATTATTGATACTATTTCAAAAACAATAGGCTTACGGACTATTAAAGTTGTACAGGAAAAAGATGGTGTAGGGAAGAGTTTTTATTTTGAGCTAAATGGTGTACCTGTTTTTATGAAAGGTGCTAATTATATTCCTCAAGATGTATTTTTAAATAGAGTTTCTAAAGAAGATTACGAGCGTGTTATTAAAGCAGCAGCAGAATCTAATTTTAATATGATTCGCGTTTGGGGTGGCGGCATCTATGAAAAGGATACTTTTTACGATTTATGCGACAGATATGGGATGCTAGTTTGGCAAGATTTTATGTTTGCATGTGTCATGTATCCAGGAAATGATGCGTTTTTAAATAATGTAAAAAAAGAAGCAGAATATAATGTGAAACGCTTACGCCAACACCCAAGTATTGCATTGTGGTGTGGTGATAATGAAATATTAACAGCTTGGAATAATTGGGGTTGGATAGACCAGGTAACCGAAAGTCAAGGAGAGGCTATAAAAGACAGAGTATGGAAAGCTTATGAAGATGTGTTTCATGGTATTTTACCAAATATCATAAAAAAATATGATCGTGATAGACTTTATTGGTCATCATCGCCAAGTTCTGGTTTTGGAACCTTAGATAGTTTAACAGCTGGAGATTATCATTATTGGAAAGTATGGTCTGATAAAGAACCATTTTCTGAATATAATAAAGTCATTCCCAGATTTATGTCTGAGTATGGTTTTCAATCATTTCCGGAATTCGAGAGTATAAAAAGATATACCGAAAAACAAGATTGGGACATCTATTCCGAAGTCATGAAATCACACCAACGTTCATCAGTCGGTAATGAGAATATTGAATATTATATGCTAAAAAGCTATAATAAACCCAAAGATTTTGAGTCTTTTTTATACGTTGGACAGTTACTGCAAGCCAAAGGGATTACAACAGCTATTGAAGCGCATAGACGAAATATGCCTTATTGTATGGGCTCGCTATACTGGCAATTTAATGATTGCTGGCCTGCTGCTTCCTGGTCGAGTATAGATTATTACGGGAATTGGAAAGCCTTGCAGTATAGCGTAAAAGAAGCTTTCAAGCCCATTTCGGTGATACCATTTCAGAAAGATGATAGTATAGAGGTATATGTCGTTTCAGATGAATTAAAGACTCAAAATGCCATTTTAAGATTCAAGGTCTTAGACTTTAATGGGGAAATTTTATTCAAAGAGGAGCAAGTAATTTCAGTTAAACCAAATACAAGTGCATTATATTTTTCTAAAGATGTTTTTGATATTCTCGATAAAAAACTTTTAGCAAAATCTCTAATTCATGTGGAGTTAATAGGAGAGGAAAATATAGAAATTGATGATAAAGTCTTTTATTTTACAGAGCCCAAAGACCTAAAATTAACCAAACCAAATATAAGTTTTAATTGTACTAAAAAAGATATTAATACTTTTGAAGTCACTATAAATAGTGATATTTTAGCTAAAAATGTGTTTTTAAAAAGCAATGCAAAAGGTCGTTTTTCTCAAAACTTTATGGATCTTTTACCTTCTAAAAATTATAAAATTTCATTTCATTCAGAATTAACAGGTATTTCAGCTGATGCATTTAAGAATAGTTTGAAACTAACATCATTGTTTGATGCATTTTAA
- a CDS encoding T9SS type A sorting domain-containing protein: MICKTTQRKSIKISSFLSSLLILVFFMSTSMINAQEPGAPTGLAYTGGTPNQFTLTWDADALATGGFNIGIVGADGSDIWIEWGYTTGTSYVFSGTYGAGGPAEITITDGQTYKVKLQAQPDTDFNAYSDLDVTVNGTPPMDPEAPTGLATTAITSNQFTLTWDADALATGGFNIGIVGADGSDIWIEWGYTTGTSYLFSGTYGSGTPAEITIADGGTYTVKLQAQPDSNFNAYSETTTGTLSANDINEVNFSVSPNPVANVVNIQANANTLNEILKISIYSLTGQLVKESNTVEIEVEDLSSGIYMLSVQDENGNTTTKKFVKN; encoded by the coding sequence ATGATTTGTAAAACTACTCAAAGAAAATCTATTAAGATTTCTTCATTTCTTTCAAGTCTTTTAATACTTGTATTTTTTATGTCAACGAGTATGATTAATGCACAAGAACCAGGTGCTCCAACAGGACTCGCTTATACAGGTGGTACGCCAAATCAATTTACCTTAACTTGGGATGCTGATGCGTTAGCTACTGGGGGATTCAATATAGGTATAGTTGGTGCAGATGGTTCAGATATTTGGATTGAATGGGGCTATACAACAGGAACATCTTATGTGTTTTCAGGAACCTATGGGGCTGGTGGACCCGCAGAAATAACAATAACAGATGGACAAACTTATAAAGTAAAATTGCAAGCACAACCAGATACCGATTTTAACGCTTATTCTGATCTTGACGTAACGGTAAATGGGACACCTCCGATGGACCCTGAAGCTCCAACAGGTTTAGCTACTACGGCTATTACGTCAAACCAATTTACTTTAACCTGGGACGCTGATGCGTTAGCAACAGGAGGATTCAATATAGGTATAGTTGGTGCAGATGGTTCAGATATTTGGATTGAATGGGGCTATACAACAGGAACATCTTATCTCTTTTCAGGAACCTACGGGTCAGGTACGCCTGCAGAAATCACAATTGCAGATGGAGGAACTTATACAGTAAAATTACAAGCGCAACCTGATTCTAATTTTAATGCGTATTCAGAAACAACAACAGGAACACTTTCAGCAAATGATATTAATGAGGTGAATTTTAGTGTATCCCCAAATCCTGTAGCCAATGTTGTTAATATTCAAGCGAATGCTAACACCTTGAATGAAATATTAAAAATTTCGATATACTCTTTAACAGGTCAACTAGTAAAAGAATCCAATACTGTTGAAATCGAAGTAGAAGATTTAAGCTCTGGCATATATATGTTATCAGTTCAAGATGAAAATGGAAATACCACAACTAAAAAATTTGTTAAAAATTAA
- a CDS encoding sodium:solute symporter, which yields MEYNLGLVDNIVLIVYFIFIVWFGIKYSKKGSNSTDNYFLAGRKMTWPIIGFSLFAASISSTTLIGKSGDAYSTGIAVFNYDLISVLVMVFFAMFFLPFYIKSGIFTIPEFLERRFDKRSRYYFSFITLLGSTFLDAAGALYAASLLMKLVFPSLSIVELSVIFAIIVAAYTIPGGLSAAIRVDLIQGVLLLFGTLILTFLAMNNGGLDYLKRLLLEDDTMMKLIRPLNDSSVPWLGMIVGIPILGFYFWGNNQMLVQRVLTAKSVDHGRKGILMVGFLTVLILFIIIFPAVIGKHLFPGLPKNDMVYPKLVIELMPIGLLGLMLAAMIAALTSTLSALLNSVATLFTMDFYTKFKKDTSQKEQVYVGKVVSMVVLVLAVVWVPFVSKFDSLLKYYQEMLTYIAPPVVAVFMLGVFWKRINKHGAFWGLIGGAIAAFLTVLLKFTFNYELLGDIHFLLKVPVYFVISCVIIITVSLLSPPDDEKAIEDYIWSKKIYKEETQELVGVPFYKNFRFWSLVLITFCFVVMYLYQ from the coding sequence ATGGAATATAATTTAGGACTAGTAGATAATATAGTACTCATTGTTTATTTTATTTTTATAGTATGGTTTGGGATTAAATATTCAAAAAAAGGAAGCAATTCTACAGATAATTATTTCTTAGCAGGAAGAAAAATGACCTGGCCCATTATTGGGTTTTCGTTATTTGCTGCAAGTATTTCAAGTACCACTTTAATAGGTAAAAGTGGTGATGCCTATTCTACGGGTATAGCTGTTTTTAATTACGATTTAATTTCGGTGTTGGTCATGGTATTTTTTGCTATGTTCTTCCTGCCGTTTTATATTAAATCCGGAATTTTTACGATACCAGAATTTTTGGAAAGGCGTTTTGATAAACGTTCCAGATATTATTTTTCATTCATAACCCTTTTAGGGTCAACATTTCTCGATGCAGCAGGGGCGTTATATGCCGCTTCATTATTGATGAAACTGGTATTTCCATCACTATCAATAGTAGAACTATCTGTGATTTTTGCAATTATAGTGGCCGCTTATACGATACCAGGGGGACTATCTGCTGCTATCCGTGTAGATTTAATACAAGGTGTTTTGTTGCTTTTTGGTACGCTTATCCTAACCTTTTTAGCTATGAATAATGGCGGATTAGATTATTTAAAACGTTTGCTTCTAGAAGACGATACCATGATGAAACTTATAAGACCATTAAACGATAGTTCGGTGCCGTGGTTGGGGATGATTGTTGGGATTCCAATTTTGGGTTTTTACTTTTGGGGAAATAACCAAATGTTGGTGCAACGCGTACTTACAGCAAAATCTGTTGATCATGGTAGAAAAGGCATTTTAATGGTCGGTTTTTTAACCGTATTAATCCTTTTTATTATCATATTTCCAGCAGTTATAGGGAAACATTTATTTCCAGGTTTACCAAAAAATGATATGGTATACCCTAAACTAGTTATAGAACTTATGCCAATAGGTTTACTGGGCTTGATGCTAGCTGCAATGATTGCAGCATTAACCTCTACATTAAGTGCCTTACTTAATTCTGTTGCGACCTTATTTACCATGGATTTTTATACCAAGTTTAAAAAGGATACCTCACAAAAAGAACAGGTGTATGTAGGTAAAGTTGTTTCTATGGTTGTTTTAGTATTGGCAGTTGTATGGGTTCCTTTTGTGTCTAAATTTGATTCTCTATTAAAATATTATCAAGAAATGCTTACTTATATTGCGCCTCCAGTAGTAGCAGTATTTATGCTGGGTGTTTTTTGGAAACGTATCAATAAGCATGGCGCCTTTTGGGGATTGATAGGTGGAGCTATAGCAGCTTTTTTAACAGTATTGCTGAAATTTACATTTAATTATGAGTTATTGGGAGATATTCATTTTCTACTTAAAGTACCAGTATATTTTGTTATAAGTTGTGTTATTATAATTACAGTAAGTCTATTATCACCTCCTGATGATGAAAAGGCAATAGAGGATTATATCTGGTCTAAAAAAATCTACAAAGAAGAAACACAAGAATTAGTAGGAGTACCGTTTTACAAAAATTTCAGATTTTGGTCTCTAGTACTTATAACATTTTGTTTTGTAGTGATGTATTTATATCAATAA
- a CDS encoding cellulase family glycosylhydrolase, whose protein sequence is MPKVLVSFSFILLIVLFSCKEAGTIDKRYTLKFKKSNIIDLPFIGHGVQWSAYPHADSYEAEWGFLMTDEKWNELYKRLDFVNPHIIRVMDVSTWRYYKGLDVNNQPILDFNTQEVKSLYKVLDYCQKNDITVLFGEWGAPGLWKTDENPNNINRADDIRWVEMITKYLDHLIVEKGYTCIKYYNLVNEPNGYWASTNGDWEQWKAGYQMLNNALKSKGLDKYVTLAGPDAVTQWNHPTHPKKAEDWVYSTINDLDSITALYDFHIYADQELIRTGNFQTYLTPFTTEVKKTKKPLILGELGMKYSGDLKEENFKKGKADPFAGPDDSSMFVYDYFYGVDMADAAIQSMLAGVGGAVAWDLDDAMHTVGDLGEKSQLKKWGMWNILAEEFGDLEIDKTPRPWSYSWTLLCNLFPPNTKLYKPEFSIKNDSIRAIASVTNKSVTLAVVNQSKACKTFNIETEGLIKKQNLYMYEYVDGKRALNADGFPVPSKAFEYNEDEVVNITVQPKSVVFLSSILLN, encoded by the coding sequence ATGCCTAAAGTTTTAGTTAGTTTTAGTTTCATATTATTAATTGTTTTGTTTAGTTGTAAGGAAGCAGGTACGATTGATAAAAGATATACGCTTAAGTTTAAGAAATCTAATATCATCGATCTGCCATTTATCGGTCATGGGGTGCAGTGGTCTGCATATCCCCATGCCGATTCATATGAAGCGGAGTGGGGCTTCTTAATGACAGATGAAAAATGGAACGAATTATACAAACGACTAGATTTTGTGAATCCACACATAATTCGTGTTATGGATGTTTCAACTTGGCGTTATTACAAAGGGTTAGATGTAAATAATCAACCCATTTTGGATTTCAATACTCAAGAGGTTAAAAGTTTATATAAAGTTTTGGACTATTGCCAAAAAAATGACATTACAGTTCTTTTTGGAGAATGGGGAGCTCCAGGACTTTGGAAAACAGATGAAAATCCAAACAATATTAATAGAGCAGACGATATTCGTTGGGTTGAAATGATTACTAAATACCTTGACCATCTAATTGTTGAAAAAGGATACACCTGTATTAAGTATTATAATTTAGTTAACGAACCTAATGGCTATTGGGCATCCACAAATGGAGACTGGGAACAATGGAAGGCAGGTTACCAGATGCTAAATAACGCTTTAAAATCTAAAGGGCTAGATAAATACGTAACCTTGGCAGGGCCAGATGCAGTAACACAATGGAATCATCCAACACATCCCAAAAAAGCCGAAGATTGGGTGTATTCCACAATAAATGATTTGGATAGTATAACAGCTCTATACGATTTTCATATTTATGCAGATCAAGAGCTCATTAGAACAGGGAATTTTCAAACCTACTTAACACCATTTACGACCGAAGTTAAAAAGACAAAGAAACCATTAATTCTTGGTGAGTTAGGAATGAAATATAGCGGTGATCTTAAGGAAGAAAACTTTAAAAAAGGGAAAGCCGATCCTTTTGCAGGTCCCGACGATTCCAGTATGTTTGTTTACGACTATTTTTACGGGGTCGATATGGCAGATGCAGCCATACAAAGCATGCTTGCTGGAGTAGGAGGGGCCGTTGCATGGGATCTAGATGATGCTATGCATACAGTAGGGGATTTAGGCGAGAAAAGTCAATTAAAAAAATGGGGTATGTGGAATATTTTAGCCGAAGAATTTGGAGACCTTGAGATAGATAAAACACCAAGGCCTTGGTCTTATTCATGGACCTTACTATGTAATTTATTTCCTCCCAATACTAAATTGTACAAGCCTGAATTTTCGATAAAAAATGATAGCATTCGTGCTATCGCTTCAGTTACAAATAAAAGTGTGACGCTTGCAGTCGTTAATCAATCAAAAGCATGCAAAACATTTAATATTGAAACCGAAGGATTGATAAAAAAACAGAATCTATATATGTATGAATATGTAGATGGTAAAAGAGCATTAAATGCTGATGGTTTTCCAGTGCCTTCAAAAGCTTTTGAATATAATGAAGATGAGGTCGTAAATATTACTGTCCAGCCAAAAAGTGTTGTGTTTTTAAGTTCTATATTACTCAATTAG